From Gadus morhua unplaced genomic scaffold, gadMor3.0, whole genome shotgun sequence, the proteins below share one genomic window:
- the LOC115539225 gene encoding uncharacterized protein LOC115539225 isoform X6, with translation MRPDRFEYTIRVLSVHCFPPDRNWNALIKLSISVCVAMAMRHTIDRQHPSYKEGKRKLLESKQDHLIAEAERAVEERKRARSGGGPPCGSTSDGARRGKPRGRRGGRRGGRRKASATGRYDLHQPLYVCQTCQQQRTPDMKHFLQSGYWPASLNTSTLYTLDLLSSFQELKVISPGFSRQAFAKLLEHRTKCGGRSGHIKGDTLQRSFLEFSYASFEKDQLCCGAVFTCTACTPEMLAVSVDGNRKLYRFRRNGSSGDHAFFEGLFVAEDFAVSGFVDMIQKAVKKTQGRGTCGDSQWTAARETSRRASKLDEEGMEVAVCRHGFLLKALNMYRGEIFAYPMYLQKELMPAKAQFFAMDVACKHWPYLEKVASVLPALQELTTMKPFLSVMHARTHATKCEIKWSGRNQEGAGTTAGEEVEQVNSYLSRCALTTKYMSKAARLDMLTLHAMLWNQKKGDSLHQALSTRYVKTCQRLLDETAMLAELKTQLHLSDEMVSQWISDVMEWAAGETRDASDNLQGTTHTGLQRSIEGLYLSVRQRKLNLYRQNDSNKLRHRLRRKLAEEKKLLFQEIQKHNKLDSAANIDAAVVEHSLSGESTVSPIWPWEVHDSANIGTKKRLHDQVMTTKRLQEEKNILVMEMARHCTWLQNLALVLKNKVAESGGESGDKGAEGLCSLLRRRNTEVSEGLQVVLQKYKTALGPEASVIQNIEEEDQSVHSSPDTSEDEEESII, from the exons TCTGTTTGTGTTGCAATGGCCATGAGACATACCATTGACCGCCAGCATCCCAGCTACAAAGAGGGGAAACGTAAATTGCTTGAAAGTAAACAAGACCACCTTATAGCTGAAGCTGAG AGAGCCGTTGAGGAGAGGAAACGTGCGCGTTCTGGTGGAGGACCTCCATGTGGCTCCACTAGTGACGGTGCAAGACGAGGCAAGCCGAGGGGGAGGCGTGGAGGGCGACGCGGAGGGCGACGCAAAGCCTCAGCCACAG GACGTTATGACTTGCATCAGCCACTGTATGTATGTCAGACGTGCCAGCAGCAGAGGACCCCTGACATGAAGCACTTCCTTCAGAGTGGATATTGGCCAGCCTCTCTCAATACTTCCACGTTGTACACGTTGGACCTCTTGAGCTCCTTTCAGGAACTGAAAGTAATCTCTCCGGGATTCTCCAGACAGGCCTTCGCAAAGCTCCTGGAGCATCGCACCAAGTGTGGAGGACGA TCTGGACATATCAAAGGTGACACCCTGCAGCGCAGCTTCTTGGAGTTTTCATATGCTTCGTTTGAGAAGGACCAACTCTGCTGTGGTGCTGTTTTCACCTGCACAGCCTGCACACCAGAAATGTTGGCTGTTTCAGTTGATGGAAACAGAAAGTTATATCGCTTTCGCCGAAATGGAAG TTCTGGTGACCATGCCTTTTTTGAAGGTTTATTTGTGGCTGAAGACTTTGCAGTGTCTGGATTTGTGGACATGATCCAGAAAGCTGTGAAAAAG ACACAGGGAAGAGGCACGTGTGGGGACTCCCAATGGACAGCAGCACGGGAGACATCAAGAAGGGCATCCAAATTGGATGAAGAGGGCATGGAGGTTGCTGTGTGTCGCCATGGTTTCCTTCTTAAAGCCCTTAATATGTACAGGGGAGAAATATTTGCCTACCCCATGTACCTTCAAAAGGAGCTGATGCCAGCCAAGGCACAATTCTTTGCCATGGATGTGGCTTGCAAACACTGGCCATACCTGGAGAAAGTTGCCAGTGTCCTTCCTGCTCTCCAGGAGCTGACCACCATGAAACCTTTCCTCAGCGTCATGCATGCTCGAACTCATGCTACCAAGTGTGAg ATTAAATGGAGTGGTAGGAACCAGGAAGGAGCAGGGACAACCGCCGGTGAAGAGGTGGAACAAGTTAACAGCTACCTCTCTCGTTGTGCCCTTACGACAAAATATATGTCGAAAGCAG CCCGGTTGGACATGCTCACATTGCATGCAATGTTGTGGAACCAGAAGAAAGGGGATTCCTTACACCAGGCACTTTCCACAAGATATGTGAAG ACTTGTCAGAGGCTCCTGGATGAGACTGCAATGCTAGCAGAGCTAAAAACCCAGCTACATCTCTCAGATGAAATGGTGTCACAGTGGATCTCAGATGTGATGGAATGGGCAGCTGGTG AGACACGAGATGCATCTGACAACCTGCaaggcaccacacacacagggcttcaGCGGTCCATTGAGGGGCTCTACCTCAGTGTGAGGCAGCGGAAGCTAAATCTGTACCGTCAGAATG ACAGCAACAAGCTTCGCCACCGGCTTCGGAGGAAGCTGGCAGAAGAGAAAAAGCTCCTTTTTCAGGAGATACAAAAGCACAACAAGCTTGACTCTGCAGCCAACATCGATGCAGCTGTGGTGGAGCACTCCCTGAGTGGAGAGAGCACTGTGTCCCCAATATGGCCTTGGGAGGTTCATGACAGCG CAAACATTGGAACCAAGAAACGGCTTCATGACCAAGTCATGACAACAAAGCGACTGCAGGAGGAAAAAAACATTCTGGTGATGGAGATGGCACGACACTGCACATGGTTGCAGAACCTGGCATTGGTTCTCAAAAACAAGGTGGCTGAGTCGG GTGGAGAGTCTGGAGACAAAGGAGCTGAAGGACTTTGCAGTCTCTTGAGGAGAAGAAACACAGAGGTGTCAGAGGGGTTGCAAGTGGTCCTGCAAAAATACAAGACTGCTTTAGGTCCTGAGGCCTCTGTCATTCAAAATATTGAAGAGGAAGACCAAAGTGTCCACAGCAGTCCAGACACCagtgaggatgaagaggaaagCATAATTTAG
- the LOC115539225 gene encoding uncharacterized protein LOC115539225 isoform X1, translating to MRPDRFEYTIRVLSVHCFPPDRNWNALIKLSISVCVAMAMRHTIDRQHPSYKEGKRKLLESKQDHLIAEAERAVEERKRARSGGGPPCGSTSDGARRGKPRGRRGGRRGGRRKASATVTFPPAECSPSSHEDVPLTVPSAQLNPQEAFEKFVERLSSLNASGPSAKPQRSSASSWTFRQQKASERWTEARPNHLQGLIEKEAVGHPLCCLCPKPAVIRCRECLPEEWFCGDCDVLHHKKQPLHNRECLIRGFFEPIPPTTRVMKGEDGYFTQEQACILPTVSVSNCVCDGTTFTVLPGKPVILININGRYDLHQPLYVCQTCQQQRTPDMKHFLQSGYWPASLNTSTLYTLDLLSSFQELKVISPGFSRQAFAKLLEHRTKCGGRSGHIKGDTLQRSFLEFSYASFEKDQLCCGAVFTCTACTPEMLAVSVDGNRKLYRFRRNGSSGDHAFFEGLFVAEDFAVSGFVDMIQKAVKKTQGRGTCGDSQWTAARETSRRASKLDEEGMEVAVCRHGFLLKALNMYRGEIFAYPMYLQKELMPAKAQFFAMDVACKHWPYLEKVASVLPALQELTTMKPFLSVMHARTHATKCEIKWSGRNQEGAGTTAGEEVEQVNSYLSRCALTTKYMSKAARLDMLTLHAMLWNQKKGDSLHQALSTRYVKTCQRLLDETAMLAELKTQLHLSDEMVSQWISDVMEWAAGETRDASDNLQGTTHTGLQRSIEGLYLSVRQRKLNLYRQNDSNKLRHRLRRKLAEEKKLLFQEIQKHNKLDSAANIDAAVVEHSLSGESTVSPIWPWEVHDSANIGTKKRLHDQVMTTKRLQEEKNILVMEMARHCTWLQNLALVLKNKVAESGGESGDKGAEGLCSLLRRRNTEVSEGLQVVLQKYKTALGPEASVIQNIEEEDQSVHSSPDTSEDEEESII from the exons TCTGTTTGTGTTGCAATGGCCATGAGACATACCATTGACCGCCAGCATCCCAGCTACAAAGAGGGGAAACGTAAATTGCTTGAAAGTAAACAAGACCACCTTATAGCTGAAGCTGAG AGAGCCGTTGAGGAGAGGAAACGTGCGCGTTCTGGTGGAGGACCTCCATGTGGCTCCACTAGTGACGGTGCAAGACGAGGCAAGCCGAGGGGGAGGCGTGGAGGGCGACGCGGAGGGCGACGCAAAGCCTCAGCCACAG TCACGTTCCCCCCAGCTGAGTGCTCCCCGTCATCCCATGAGGACGTTCCGCTTACTGTACCTTCAGCGCAACTGAATCCTCAAGAGGCATTTG AAAAGTTTGTGGAGAGGCTTTCATCTCTAAATGCCTCTGGTCCTTCTGCCAAGCCTCAAAgaagctctgcatcttcatggACTTTTCGGCAGCAGAAAGCCTCAGAGCGCTGGACAGAAGCACGACCAAACCACCTACAAGGCCTCATTGAAAAGGAGGCTGTTGGTCATCCCTTGTGTTGCCTCTGCCCCAAGCCGGCTGTTATTAG GTGCAGAGAGTGTCTCCCTGAAGAGTGGTTCTGTGGGGACTGCGATGTACTGCATCACAAAAAACAGCCACTCCACAACAGGGAATGTCTGATACGTGGGTTCTTTGAACCCATTCCTCCAACCACACGCGTCATGAAAGGGGAGGATGGATATTTCACTCAGGAGCAAG CTTGCATCTTGCCAACTGTGAGTGTGTCAAACTGCGTCTGCGATGGCACAACCTTCACTGTGTTACCAGGCAAACCAGTGATTTTAATTAACATCAATG GACGTTATGACTTGCATCAGCCACTGTATGTATGTCAGACGTGCCAGCAGCAGAGGACCCCTGACATGAAGCACTTCCTTCAGAGTGGATATTGGCCAGCCTCTCTCAATACTTCCACGTTGTACACGTTGGACCTCTTGAGCTCCTTTCAGGAACTGAAAGTAATCTCTCCGGGATTCTCCAGACAGGCCTTCGCAAAGCTCCTGGAGCATCGCACCAAGTGTGGAGGACGA TCTGGACATATCAAAGGTGACACCCTGCAGCGCAGCTTCTTGGAGTTTTCATATGCTTCGTTTGAGAAGGACCAACTCTGCTGTGGTGCTGTTTTCACCTGCACAGCCTGCACACCAGAAATGTTGGCTGTTTCAGTTGATGGAAACAGAAAGTTATATCGCTTTCGCCGAAATGGAAG TTCTGGTGACCATGCCTTTTTTGAAGGTTTATTTGTGGCTGAAGACTTTGCAGTGTCTGGATTTGTGGACATGATCCAGAAAGCTGTGAAAAAG ACACAGGGAAGAGGCACGTGTGGGGACTCCCAATGGACAGCAGCACGGGAGACATCAAGAAGGGCATCCAAATTGGATGAAGAGGGCATGGAGGTTGCTGTGTGTCGCCATGGTTTCCTTCTTAAAGCCCTTAATATGTACAGGGGAGAAATATTTGCCTACCCCATGTACCTTCAAAAGGAGCTGATGCCAGCCAAGGCACAATTCTTTGCCATGGATGTGGCTTGCAAACACTGGCCATACCTGGAGAAAGTTGCCAGTGTCCTTCCTGCTCTCCAGGAGCTGACCACCATGAAACCTTTCCTCAGCGTCATGCATGCTCGAACTCATGCTACCAAGTGTGAg ATTAAATGGAGTGGTAGGAACCAGGAAGGAGCAGGGACAACCGCCGGTGAAGAGGTGGAACAAGTTAACAGCTACCTCTCTCGTTGTGCCCTTACGACAAAATATATGTCGAAAGCAG CCCGGTTGGACATGCTCACATTGCATGCAATGTTGTGGAACCAGAAGAAAGGGGATTCCTTACACCAGGCACTTTCCACAAGATATGTGAAG ACTTGTCAGAGGCTCCTGGATGAGACTGCAATGCTAGCAGAGCTAAAAACCCAGCTACATCTCTCAGATGAAATGGTGTCACAGTGGATCTCAGATGTGATGGAATGGGCAGCTGGTG AGACACGAGATGCATCTGACAACCTGCaaggcaccacacacacagggcttcaGCGGTCCATTGAGGGGCTCTACCTCAGTGTGAGGCAGCGGAAGCTAAATCTGTACCGTCAGAATG ACAGCAACAAGCTTCGCCACCGGCTTCGGAGGAAGCTGGCAGAAGAGAAAAAGCTCCTTTTTCAGGAGATACAAAAGCACAACAAGCTTGACTCTGCAGCCAACATCGATGCAGCTGTGGTGGAGCACTCCCTGAGTGGAGAGAGCACTGTGTCCCCAATATGGCCTTGGGAGGTTCATGACAGCG CAAACATTGGAACCAAGAAACGGCTTCATGACCAAGTCATGACAACAAAGCGACTGCAGGAGGAAAAAAACATTCTGGTGATGGAGATGGCACGACACTGCACATGGTTGCAGAACCTGGCATTGGTTCTCAAAAACAAGGTGGCTGAGTCGG GTGGAGAGTCTGGAGACAAAGGAGCTGAAGGACTTTGCAGTCTCTTGAGGAGAAGAAACACAGAGGTGTCAGAGGGGTTGCAAGTGGTCCTGCAAAAATACAAGACTGCTTTAGGTCCTGAGGCCTCTGTCATTCAAAATATTGAAGAGGAAGACCAAAGTGTCCACAGCAGTCCAGACACCagtgaggatgaagaggaaagCATAATTTAG
- the LOC115539225 gene encoding uncharacterized protein LOC115539225 isoform X2, with protein sequence MRPDRFEYTIRVLSVHCFPPDRNWNALIKLSISVCVAMAMRHTIDRQHPSYKEGKRKLLESKQDHLIAEAERAVEERKRARSGGGPPCGSTSDGARRGKPRGRRGGRRGGRRKASATVTFPPAECSPSSHEDVPLTVPSAQLNPQEAFEKFVERLSSLNASGPSAKPQRSSASSWTFRQQKASERWTEARPNHLQGLIEKEAVGHPLCCLCPKPAVIRCRECLPEEWFCGDCDVLHHKKQPLHNRECLIRGFFEPIPPTTRVMKGEDGYFTQEQGRYDLHQPLYVCQTCQQQRTPDMKHFLQSGYWPASLNTSTLYTLDLLSSFQELKVISPGFSRQAFAKLLEHRTKCGGRSGHIKGDTLQRSFLEFSYASFEKDQLCCGAVFTCTACTPEMLAVSVDGNRKLYRFRRNGSSGDHAFFEGLFVAEDFAVSGFVDMIQKAVKKTQGRGTCGDSQWTAARETSRRASKLDEEGMEVAVCRHGFLLKALNMYRGEIFAYPMYLQKELMPAKAQFFAMDVACKHWPYLEKVASVLPALQELTTMKPFLSVMHARTHATKCEIKWSGRNQEGAGTTAGEEVEQVNSYLSRCALTTKYMSKAARLDMLTLHAMLWNQKKGDSLHQALSTRYVKTCQRLLDETAMLAELKTQLHLSDEMVSQWISDVMEWAAGETRDASDNLQGTTHTGLQRSIEGLYLSVRQRKLNLYRQNDSNKLRHRLRRKLAEEKKLLFQEIQKHNKLDSAANIDAAVVEHSLSGESTVSPIWPWEVHDSANIGTKKRLHDQVMTTKRLQEEKNILVMEMARHCTWLQNLALVLKNKVAESGGESGDKGAEGLCSLLRRRNTEVSEGLQVVLQKYKTALGPEASVIQNIEEEDQSVHSSPDTSEDEEESII encoded by the exons TCTGTTTGTGTTGCAATGGCCATGAGACATACCATTGACCGCCAGCATCCCAGCTACAAAGAGGGGAAACGTAAATTGCTTGAAAGTAAACAAGACCACCTTATAGCTGAAGCTGAG AGAGCCGTTGAGGAGAGGAAACGTGCGCGTTCTGGTGGAGGACCTCCATGTGGCTCCACTAGTGACGGTGCAAGACGAGGCAAGCCGAGGGGGAGGCGTGGAGGGCGACGCGGAGGGCGACGCAAAGCCTCAGCCACAG TCACGTTCCCCCCAGCTGAGTGCTCCCCGTCATCCCATGAGGACGTTCCGCTTACTGTACCTTCAGCGCAACTGAATCCTCAAGAGGCATTTG AAAAGTTTGTGGAGAGGCTTTCATCTCTAAATGCCTCTGGTCCTTCTGCCAAGCCTCAAAgaagctctgcatcttcatggACTTTTCGGCAGCAGAAAGCCTCAGAGCGCTGGACAGAAGCACGACCAAACCACCTACAAGGCCTCATTGAAAAGGAGGCTGTTGGTCATCCCTTGTGTTGCCTCTGCCCCAAGCCGGCTGTTATTAG GTGCAGAGAGTGTCTCCCTGAAGAGTGGTTCTGTGGGGACTGCGATGTACTGCATCACAAAAAACAGCCACTCCACAACAGGGAATGTCTGATACGTGGGTTCTTTGAACCCATTCCTCCAACCACACGCGTCATGAAAGGGGAGGATGGATATTTCACTCAGGAGCAAG GACGTTATGACTTGCATCAGCCACTGTATGTATGTCAGACGTGCCAGCAGCAGAGGACCCCTGACATGAAGCACTTCCTTCAGAGTGGATATTGGCCAGCCTCTCTCAATACTTCCACGTTGTACACGTTGGACCTCTTGAGCTCCTTTCAGGAACTGAAAGTAATCTCTCCGGGATTCTCCAGACAGGCCTTCGCAAAGCTCCTGGAGCATCGCACCAAGTGTGGAGGACGA TCTGGACATATCAAAGGTGACACCCTGCAGCGCAGCTTCTTGGAGTTTTCATATGCTTCGTTTGAGAAGGACCAACTCTGCTGTGGTGCTGTTTTCACCTGCACAGCCTGCACACCAGAAATGTTGGCTGTTTCAGTTGATGGAAACAGAAAGTTATATCGCTTTCGCCGAAATGGAAG TTCTGGTGACCATGCCTTTTTTGAAGGTTTATTTGTGGCTGAAGACTTTGCAGTGTCTGGATTTGTGGACATGATCCAGAAAGCTGTGAAAAAG ACACAGGGAAGAGGCACGTGTGGGGACTCCCAATGGACAGCAGCACGGGAGACATCAAGAAGGGCATCCAAATTGGATGAAGAGGGCATGGAGGTTGCTGTGTGTCGCCATGGTTTCCTTCTTAAAGCCCTTAATATGTACAGGGGAGAAATATTTGCCTACCCCATGTACCTTCAAAAGGAGCTGATGCCAGCCAAGGCACAATTCTTTGCCATGGATGTGGCTTGCAAACACTGGCCATACCTGGAGAAAGTTGCCAGTGTCCTTCCTGCTCTCCAGGAGCTGACCACCATGAAACCTTTCCTCAGCGTCATGCATGCTCGAACTCATGCTACCAAGTGTGAg ATTAAATGGAGTGGTAGGAACCAGGAAGGAGCAGGGACAACCGCCGGTGAAGAGGTGGAACAAGTTAACAGCTACCTCTCTCGTTGTGCCCTTACGACAAAATATATGTCGAAAGCAG CCCGGTTGGACATGCTCACATTGCATGCAATGTTGTGGAACCAGAAGAAAGGGGATTCCTTACACCAGGCACTTTCCACAAGATATGTGAAG ACTTGTCAGAGGCTCCTGGATGAGACTGCAATGCTAGCAGAGCTAAAAACCCAGCTACATCTCTCAGATGAAATGGTGTCACAGTGGATCTCAGATGTGATGGAATGGGCAGCTGGTG AGACACGAGATGCATCTGACAACCTGCaaggcaccacacacacagggcttcaGCGGTCCATTGAGGGGCTCTACCTCAGTGTGAGGCAGCGGAAGCTAAATCTGTACCGTCAGAATG ACAGCAACAAGCTTCGCCACCGGCTTCGGAGGAAGCTGGCAGAAGAGAAAAAGCTCCTTTTTCAGGAGATACAAAAGCACAACAAGCTTGACTCTGCAGCCAACATCGATGCAGCTGTGGTGGAGCACTCCCTGAGTGGAGAGAGCACTGTGTCCCCAATATGGCCTTGGGAGGTTCATGACAGCG CAAACATTGGAACCAAGAAACGGCTTCATGACCAAGTCATGACAACAAAGCGACTGCAGGAGGAAAAAAACATTCTGGTGATGGAGATGGCACGACACTGCACATGGTTGCAGAACCTGGCATTGGTTCTCAAAAACAAGGTGGCTGAGTCGG GTGGAGAGTCTGGAGACAAAGGAGCTGAAGGACTTTGCAGTCTCTTGAGGAGAAGAAACACAGAGGTGTCAGAGGGGTTGCAAGTGGTCCTGCAAAAATACAAGACTGCTTTAGGTCCTGAGGCCTCTGTCATTCAAAATATTGAAGAGGAAGACCAAAGTGTCCACAGCAGTCCAGACACCagtgaggatgaagaggaaagCATAATTTAG
- the LOC115539225 gene encoding uncharacterized protein LOC115539225 isoform X3 → MAMRHTIDRQHPSYKEGKRKLLESKQDHLIAEAERAVEERKRARSGGGPPCGSTSDGARRGKPRGRRGGRRGGRRKASATVTFPPAECSPSSHEDVPLTVPSAQLNPQEAFEKFVERLSSLNASGPSAKPQRSSASSWTFRQQKASERWTEARPNHLQGLIEKEAVGHPLCCLCPKPAVIRCRECLPEEWFCGDCDVLHHKKQPLHNRECLIRGFFEPIPPTTRVMKGEDGYFTQEQACILPTVSVSNCVCDGTTFTVLPGKPVILININGRYDLHQPLYVCQTCQQQRTPDMKHFLQSGYWPASLNTSTLYTLDLLSSFQELKVISPGFSRQAFAKLLEHRTKCGGRSGHIKGDTLQRSFLEFSYASFEKDQLCCGAVFTCTACTPEMLAVSVDGNRKLYRFRRNGSSGDHAFFEGLFVAEDFAVSGFVDMIQKAVKKTQGRGTCGDSQWTAARETSRRASKLDEEGMEVAVCRHGFLLKALNMYRGEIFAYPMYLQKELMPAKAQFFAMDVACKHWPYLEKVASVLPALQELTTMKPFLSVMHARTHATKCEIKWSGRNQEGAGTTAGEEVEQVNSYLSRCALTTKYMSKAARLDMLTLHAMLWNQKKGDSLHQALSTRYVKTCQRLLDETAMLAELKTQLHLSDEMVSQWISDVMEWAAGETRDASDNLQGTTHTGLQRSIEGLYLSVRQRKLNLYRQNDSNKLRHRLRRKLAEEKKLLFQEIQKHNKLDSAANIDAAVVEHSLSGESTVSPIWPWEVHDSANIGTKKRLHDQVMTTKRLQEEKNILVMEMARHCTWLQNLALVLKNKVAESGGESGDKGAEGLCSLLRRRNTEVSEGLQVVLQKYKTALGPEASVIQNIEEEDQSVHSSPDTSEDEEESII, encoded by the exons ATGGCCATGAGACATACCATTGACCGCCAGCATCCCAGCTACAAAGAGGGGAAACGTAAATTGCTTGAAAGTAAACAAGACCACCTTATAGCTGAAGCTGAG AGAGCCGTTGAGGAGAGGAAACGTGCGCGTTCTGGTGGAGGACCTCCATGTGGCTCCACTAGTGACGGTGCAAGACGAGGCAAGCCGAGGGGGAGGCGTGGAGGGCGACGCGGAGGGCGACGCAAAGCCTCAGCCACAG TCACGTTCCCCCCAGCTGAGTGCTCCCCGTCATCCCATGAGGACGTTCCGCTTACTGTACCTTCAGCGCAACTGAATCCTCAAGAGGCATTTG AAAAGTTTGTGGAGAGGCTTTCATCTCTAAATGCCTCTGGTCCTTCTGCCAAGCCTCAAAgaagctctgcatcttcatggACTTTTCGGCAGCAGAAAGCCTCAGAGCGCTGGACAGAAGCACGACCAAACCACCTACAAGGCCTCATTGAAAAGGAGGCTGTTGGTCATCCCTTGTGTTGCCTCTGCCCCAAGCCGGCTGTTATTAG GTGCAGAGAGTGTCTCCCTGAAGAGTGGTTCTGTGGGGACTGCGATGTACTGCATCACAAAAAACAGCCACTCCACAACAGGGAATGTCTGATACGTGGGTTCTTTGAACCCATTCCTCCAACCACACGCGTCATGAAAGGGGAGGATGGATATTTCACTCAGGAGCAAG CTTGCATCTTGCCAACTGTGAGTGTGTCAAACTGCGTCTGCGATGGCACAACCTTCACTGTGTTACCAGGCAAACCAGTGATTTTAATTAACATCAATG GACGTTATGACTTGCATCAGCCACTGTATGTATGTCAGACGTGCCAGCAGCAGAGGACCCCTGACATGAAGCACTTCCTTCAGAGTGGATATTGGCCAGCCTCTCTCAATACTTCCACGTTGTACACGTTGGACCTCTTGAGCTCCTTTCAGGAACTGAAAGTAATCTCTCCGGGATTCTCCAGACAGGCCTTCGCAAAGCTCCTGGAGCATCGCACCAAGTGTGGAGGACGA TCTGGACATATCAAAGGTGACACCCTGCAGCGCAGCTTCTTGGAGTTTTCATATGCTTCGTTTGAGAAGGACCAACTCTGCTGTGGTGCTGTTTTCACCTGCACAGCCTGCACACCAGAAATGTTGGCTGTTTCAGTTGATGGAAACAGAAAGTTATATCGCTTTCGCCGAAATGGAAG TTCTGGTGACCATGCCTTTTTTGAAGGTTTATTTGTGGCTGAAGACTTTGCAGTGTCTGGATTTGTGGACATGATCCAGAAAGCTGTGAAAAAG ACACAGGGAAGAGGCACGTGTGGGGACTCCCAATGGACAGCAGCACGGGAGACATCAAGAAGGGCATCCAAATTGGATGAAGAGGGCATGGAGGTTGCTGTGTGTCGCCATGGTTTCCTTCTTAAAGCCCTTAATATGTACAGGGGAGAAATATTTGCCTACCCCATGTACCTTCAAAAGGAGCTGATGCCAGCCAAGGCACAATTCTTTGCCATGGATGTGGCTTGCAAACACTGGCCATACCTGGAGAAAGTTGCCAGTGTCCTTCCTGCTCTCCAGGAGCTGACCACCATGAAACCTTTCCTCAGCGTCATGCATGCTCGAACTCATGCTACCAAGTGTGAg ATTAAATGGAGTGGTAGGAACCAGGAAGGAGCAGGGACAACCGCCGGTGAAGAGGTGGAACAAGTTAACAGCTACCTCTCTCGTTGTGCCCTTACGACAAAATATATGTCGAAAGCAG CCCGGTTGGACATGCTCACATTGCATGCAATGTTGTGGAACCAGAAGAAAGGGGATTCCTTACACCAGGCACTTTCCACAAGATATGTGAAG ACTTGTCAGAGGCTCCTGGATGAGACTGCAATGCTAGCAGAGCTAAAAACCCAGCTACATCTCTCAGATGAAATGGTGTCACAGTGGATCTCAGATGTGATGGAATGGGCAGCTGGTG AGACACGAGATGCATCTGACAACCTGCaaggcaccacacacacagggcttcaGCGGTCCATTGAGGGGCTCTACCTCAGTGTGAGGCAGCGGAAGCTAAATCTGTACCGTCAGAATG ACAGCAACAAGCTTCGCCACCGGCTTCGGAGGAAGCTGGCAGAAGAGAAAAAGCTCCTTTTTCAGGAGATACAAAAGCACAACAAGCTTGACTCTGCAGCCAACATCGATGCAGCTGTGGTGGAGCACTCCCTGAGTGGAGAGAGCACTGTGTCCCCAATATGGCCTTGGGAGGTTCATGACAGCG CAAACATTGGAACCAAGAAACGGCTTCATGACCAAGTCATGACAACAAAGCGACTGCAGGAGGAAAAAAACATTCTGGTGATGGAGATGGCACGACACTGCACATGGTTGCAGAACCTGGCATTGGTTCTCAAAAACAAGGTGGCTGAGTCGG GTGGAGAGTCTGGAGACAAAGGAGCTGAAGGACTTTGCAGTCTCTTGAGGAGAAGAAACACAGAGGTGTCAGAGGGGTTGCAAGTGGTCCTGCAAAAATACAAGACTGCTTTAGGTCCTGAGGCCTCTGTCATTCAAAATATTGAAGAGGAAGACCAAAGTGTCCACAGCAGTCCAGACACCagtgaggatgaagaggaaagCATAATTTAG